CAGTGGCAGCACGGGGGAGATCAACGTTGATGGCGCTCTGACGAGTCAGGGTAACGGCAGCCAAAATGAAAAACGTCAGAATACAGAAGATGACATCCATGAGCGGAACGATCTCAATCCGGACATCAGATTCAGAAGAGTCAAGTGGCGTTTTAATAGGCATAATTCAGCAGAAAAATGGCGTGATGGTGAAGCTTTACTCCCCAGGCTTAGCGTTCTCCTCAAAGGGGAGCGAGCTAGGCACAGAGTAACGCTGTCTACTTTGGGGCAAATGTTCTTTGCGGTAGAGTAGTTCTAGCTCATTGCCTGACTGTCGAAACATTTTTGCCTGACTAGAGACAAAGCTTTGGAATAACCGATAAAAGGCAAGAGCGGCAATCGCCACAATCAAACCGGTTGCTGTACTAATCAATGCTTCAGAAATACCAAGCGTTACCCCTGTCGTTGCATCCGTTCCTAAGTCACCAATGCGAATTGAACTGAGGGAGCTAATCAAACCAAGAACTGTCCCTAAAAGCCCTAACAGCGGAGCTATCGCGATCGCTGCTTCCAGCACTCTATCGCCTCGGCGCATTGCCGCCAGTTCCTCGTCAGCAGAGGCTTGCAGTGTCAGTTCAAACACTTCAGGTTCTGGATCTTGCAGTGCCAGAGCAGAGTAAAGAAACCGTCCGATCGGCTGGTTACTCGACTTACGGGCAATTTCCGTTGCTGCACCCCAGTCGCGCCTTGCTGCTTCCAGCACCCGACCAGAAATCTCCCGTTCATGCGTCAGAATTTTTGACCAGAACCAGGCTCGTTCAATAATCGTGCTGAGTGCCAAGAAAGAAAGTAATAGCAAGGGAAACATGGCAATGCCGCCCTTGGCAAATAAATCAGAAATACTCACTGCTTCGTCTTACCTCCATAGAATGCCTCACGCCGGGTTGGATGAGTTAGGCAGCCCTAAAATCCAGAGCGTTTCGGTTCTTAGAATGTTCCAATGACTCAAAATTTGCCTGCTCATCAACGCTCATCAACAGTCCAATATAGAATAACAGACTGGCATTCTGGCAAAAGGTTGTATCAGTCGGAGAAGAGCCAGGCAAGACGAAGCAGAAACGAATTAGCCTTTGGTTCGTCGAACGTGATCCCGAATTTGCTGCTTGCGCTGATCCGTCATTTGGGAGGTCGGTTTAATAAAATTTCCCGAACTGCGAGCGACGTGCTCCATGATGCGTTTTTTGCGATCGTCCATTGCCATAACAAAAATCAATCCAATGAGTGCAAAGTGATTTGCGAAATCTATTCTTAATTATAGGGAGGGATAGATGATTGTTTGAGAAACAGTAGAGATTTTGCATCGCTCCGCTAT
The Trichocoleus sp. DNA segment above includes these coding regions:
- a CDS encoding MotA/TolQ/ExbB proton channel family protein, with the translated sequence MSISDLFAKGGIAMFPLLLLSFLALSTIIERAWFWSKILTHEREISGRVLEAARRDWGAATEIARKSSNQPIGRFLYSALALQDPEPEVFELTLQASADEELAAMRRGDRVLEAAIAIAPLLGLLGTVLGLISSLSSIRIGDLGTDATTGVTLGISEALISTATGLIVAIAALAFYRLFQSFVSSQAKMFRQSGNELELLYRKEHLPQSRQRYSVPSSLPFEENAKPGE